CTTAGAAATGCTTTTTCTAAGTTTGGGGTTGTTAATGATAATGAAGAAATATTAAAGTCTCATGAATACAAAAATTTATTAAATTTAAAATCTAATTCAATTAATCAGGTTGTTGGTTCTTTATCAGGAGGAAATCAGCAAAAGGTTGTTTTAGCAAAATGGATGCTTTCTAATCCTGATGTTCTTATATTAGATGAACCTACACGCGGTATAGATGTTGGGGCTAAATATGAAATATATTGTATTATTAATGATTTAGTAAAAATGGGTAAGGCTGTAATCATAATCTCTTCAGAATTACCAGAAGTTATTGGAATGTCAGATAGGGTTTATGTATTAAATGAAGGTAAAATAGTAGGTGAATTAAAAGAAGACATAAATCAAGTAAATATAATGAAATGTATTATTCAAGATAGTTAATTAAGAGAGTCAAAATAATAACGGAGGATATTTATGGATAAAACAAACTCTAATACTAATAAATATATTAATATAGATGTAAAACAATATGGGATGATAATAGCTTTAATAGCCATATTTTTTCTTTTCTATATTCTTACAGGTGGGAAAAATGCATCTCCTACAAATATAAATAACTTAATAATGCAAAATGGATATATAGTTATATTATCTATAGGTATGCTATTATGTGTATTGACTGGTAATATAGATTTAGGTGTTGGTTCTATAGTTGCTCTTTGCGGTGCTACAAGTGCAATATTTGTTGTTGATTTGGGTATGCCCACCCCTGTTGCTTTTTTAGCAGCTATAGTTATAGGTACTTTATCTGGTGTTGTTGTTGGATTTTTTGTTTCTGTTTTATCAATACCGCCTTTTATTGTAACTTTGGCTACTATGTTAATGGGAAGAGGTTTGACATACACCATGCTTCAAGCTCAAACTAAAGGTCCTTTGCCTAAAGATTATACTTTTTTGGCTATTGGATTTTTACCTAATATAGAAATTTCATTAGGTGCAATAAAATTAGATTTGGTTCCTATTATAATAGCTTTAATAATAACTATATTTATAATATTATCAGCAATAAAGAAAGACAGAGAAAGAGCTAAATATGGTTTTCCTACTATTGTAAAATGGCAGCAGGCAATAGTACTTTTTGTAATATTAGCTGTATTATGGTTTTTCTTATATAAATTAGCTAGATATAATGGTATACCTGTTGTATTAATATTAATGTCAATACTTATTGCTATATATCACTTCATTACAACAAAAACAATAGCTGGAAGACAGATATATGCTTTAGGAGGAAATGCTAAGGCTGCTAGATTATCAGGTATTAACACTAAATTAGTATTTTTCTGGGTATATGCTAATATGGGACTTTTATCTGCTGTAGCAGGGATAGTATTATCAGCAAGAAATGCATCTGCTACACCTAAGGCTGGAGACGGTTTTGAAATGGATGCTATAGCTGCATGTTATATAGGCGGTGCTGCAACATCAGGCGGTGTTGGTACTATTATTGGTGCAGTTGTTGGTGCTTTTACTATGGGTATATTAAATAATGGTATGTCACTTGTAGGATTATCTACAGATATACAAAAGATAGTTAAAGGCTTGGTATTATTAGGTGCTGTTACATTTGATTTATTGTCAAAACAGAAGAAAAATGCTTAAACCTAAAATCTGTGAGTAAAAATTGTTTTTATGATTTTTATTTTTAAATAAATCAAATTTGTAGTATAAAGGTAATAATTATAGTATATAAAGTGTTTCATTTTTATATAATAAGAAAATATAATCAATAAAATATTTGGAGGGTTTAATATGATAAAAAAATTATCTATTATTCTTTGTTCTTTCGTATTCTTTATGATTTCTTGTTCTGGAGGCAATAATGCTGGAGCAGCTTCTGGAGGAGATAAACAAATAGTTCTTGGTTTTGCTCAAGTAGGTGCTGAAAGTGAGTATAGAACAGCAAATACAAAATCTATAAGAGAAGCAGCTTCAAATGCAAACATAGAGTTGGTATTCTCTGATGCTCAGCAAAAACAAGAAAACCAAATAAAAGCTATACGTAGTTTTATAGCTAGAAAAGTAGATGCTATAGCT
This is a stretch of genomic DNA from Brachyspira sp. SAP_772. It encodes these proteins:
- the mmsB gene encoding multiple monosaccharide ABC transporter permease produces the protein MDKTNSNTNKYINIDVKQYGMIIALIAIFFLFYILTGGKNASPTNINNLIMQNGYIVILSIGMLLCVLTGNIDLGVGSIVALCGATSAIFVVDLGMPTPVAFLAAIVIGTLSGVVVGFFVSVLSIPPFIVTLATMLMGRGLTYTMLQAQTKGPLPKDYTFLAIGFLPNIEISLGAIKLDLVPIIIALIITIFIILSAIKKDRERAKYGFPTIVKWQQAIVLFVILAVLWFFLYKLARYNGIPVVLILMSILIAIYHFITTKTIAGRQIYALGGNAKAARLSGINTKLVFFWVYANMGLLSAVAGIVLSARNASATPKAGDGFEMDAIAACYIGGAATSGGVGTIIGAVVGAFTMGILNNGMSLVGLSTDIQKIVKGLVLLGAVTFDLLSKQKKNA